A genomic window from Nicotiana sylvestris chromosome 11, ASM39365v2, whole genome shotgun sequence includes:
- the LOC138880986 gene encoding uncharacterized protein produces MQFGKKGKLSPRYIELYKIIQRIGQVVYRLELPPEMSLVHPMFHVSMLKKVVGDPNLIVSFMSIEVNEELSYEEILIAILDKQVRTLRNTEIACMKVLWRNQYVEEATWEAGEEMKRKYPHLFE; encoded by the coding sequence ATGcagtttgggaagaaagggaaattgagtcccaGGTATATCGAGTTGTACAAAATCATTcaaaggattggtcaggtggtTTACAGGCTCGAGCTACCACCAGAGATGTCATTGGTGCACCCgatgtttcatgtatctatgttgaagaaggtagtcgGAGATCCGAATCTCATCGTTTCATTTAtgtctattgaggttaatgaagaattgTCTTACGAGGAGATTCTGATTGCCATTCTTGATAAGCAAGTTCGAACGCTAAGGAATACAGAGATTGCCTGTATGAAAGTGCTATGGAGAAACCAATATGTTGAAGAGGCCACCTGGGAGGCTGGGGAAGAGATGAAGAGGAAGTACCCTCATTTGTTTGAATAA